The following coding sequences lie in one Sinorhizobium fredii USDA 257 genomic window:
- a CDS encoding CAP domain-containing protein, producing the protein MQDQFFLPRRRLILSAGAMISLGLIAGCSTSGLLTPDDGTGSDQTEATLGYVNTLRKGKGLSSLARDHAASVAAMHQAARMARVGKMKHNIGWRDDFSDRMKGDGVTLPAAENIAMGQDNAERAYEAWFKSPKHLENMLGSYRGLGVAVAQNTASGNRPYWAMVLSG; encoded by the coding sequence ATGCAGGACCAGTTTTTTCTTCCCCGCAGACGGCTTATTCTGTCCGCCGGTGCCATGATTTCGCTCGGGCTCATCGCCGGCTGCTCGACTTCCGGCCTCCTTACTCCCGACGATGGCACGGGCAGCGACCAGACCGAGGCGACGCTCGGCTATGTCAACACGCTGCGCAAGGGCAAGGGGCTTTCGAGCCTCGCGCGAGACCACGCCGCGTCCGTCGCCGCGATGCACCAGGCAGCGCGCATGGCACGCGTCGGCAAGATGAAGCACAATATCGGCTGGCGCGACGATTTCTCCGATCGGATGAAGGGCGACGGAGTCACACTTCCTGCCGCCGAGAACATCGCCATGGGCCAGGACAACGCCGAGCGGGCCTATGAAGCCTGGTTCAAGTCGCCGAAGCACCTCGAAAACATGCTCGGCAGCTATCGCGGCCTCGGTGTGGCGGTGGCACAAAATACCGCTTCCGGAAACCGCCCCTATTGGGCCATGGTGCTGTCCGGCTGA
- the mscL gene encoding large conductance mechanosensitive channel protein MscL yields the protein MLNEFKEFIARGNVMDLAVGVIIGAAFTKIVTSVVDDLVMPIVGAITGGGFDFSNYFLPLSANVTAPTLAAARQQGAVFAYGSFITVLINFLILAWIIFLLIKIVNRLRRSIEREKPPAPDAPPPQDILLLAEIRDLLKQRA from the coding sequence ATGCTGAACGAATTCAAAGAGTTTATCGCCCGCGGCAATGTGATGGACCTGGCCGTCGGCGTGATCATCGGTGCCGCCTTCACCAAGATCGTCACCTCGGTCGTCGACGACCTGGTCATGCCGATCGTCGGCGCCATTACCGGCGGCGGCTTCGACTTCTCCAACTATTTTCTGCCGCTGTCGGCGAACGTGACGGCTCCGACGCTTGCCGCGGCTCGCCAGCAGGGCGCGGTCTTTGCCTATGGCAGCTTCATTACGGTACTGATCAACTTCCTGATCCTCGCCTGGATAATCTTCCTCTTGATCAAGATCGTAAATCGCCTGCGGAGGTCGATCGAACGGGAGAAGCCACCGGCACCGGACGCGCCGCCGCCGCAGGACATCCTTCTGTTGGCGGAAATTCGCGATCTACTGAAACAGCGCGCGTGA
- the galE gene encoding UDP-glucose 4-epimerase GalE has translation MTILVTGGAGYIGSHMVWSLLDAGETVVVLDSLTTGFRWAVAPEARFYFGDVGDWAILARIFAENAIDAVVHFAGSAVVPESVAKPLAYYENNTAKTRALIAATIDAGVRRFVFSSTAAVYGTQDTPDPVKETAALRPESPYGRSKLMSEIMLEDAAAAHDFSYVALRYFNVAGADPLGRAGQSTFGATHLIKVACEAALGRRRKVDVFGTDYPTADGTGIRDYIHVSDLVAAHRNALDYLRRGGEPLVTNCGYGEGFSVLQVLDTVRQVSGRDFRVDYAPRRPGDAAQVVADPSVARLKLDWVPTHASLEHIVQSAFDWEGYLSRKNSFDDGRGEDGRLVANG, from the coding sequence ATGACCATACTGGTGACAGGCGGAGCGGGCTATATCGGCAGCCATATGGTTTGGTCGTTGCTCGACGCGGGGGAGACCGTCGTCGTGCTCGACAGCCTGACAACCGGCTTCCGCTGGGCGGTCGCGCCGGAGGCACGCTTTTATTTCGGCGATGTCGGCGACTGGGCGATTCTGGCGCGGATCTTCGCTGAGAATGCGATCGACGCGGTCGTCCATTTCGCCGGATCGGCCGTTGTGCCGGAATCCGTCGCCAAACCGCTCGCCTACTACGAGAACAATACGGCCAAGACGCGCGCGCTCATTGCCGCGACGATCGATGCCGGCGTGCGCCGCTTCGTCTTCTCCTCGACGGCCGCCGTCTACGGCACCCAGGACACACCGGACCCGGTCAAGGAAACGGCGGCCCTGCGTCCCGAAAGCCCCTATGGCCGTTCCAAGCTGATGTCGGAGATCATGCTTGAGGACGCAGCCGCCGCCCATGATTTCAGTTATGTGGCGCTTCGCTATTTCAACGTGGCCGGGGCCGATCCACTCGGCCGAGCCGGGCAGTCGACCTTCGGCGCCACGCATCTCATCAAGGTCGCCTGCGAGGCCGCGCTCGGCAGGCGCCGCAAGGTCGATGTTTTCGGCACCGACTATCCGACTGCGGATGGCACAGGCATTCGTGACTACATCCATGTCAGCGACCTGGTTGCCGCACATCGGAACGCGCTTGACTATCTGCGGCGCGGCGGCGAGCCGCTCGTCACCAATTGCGGCTATGGCGAAGGTTTTTCCGTACTGCAGGTGCTCGATACGGTGCGGCAGGTCTCCGGTCGCGATTTCCGTGTCGACTACGCGCCGCGCCGCCCGGGCGACGCTGCCCAGGTCGTCGCCGATCCGTCGGTCGCGCGGCTCAAGCTCGATTGGGTCCCGACCCATGCGAGCCTCGAACATATCGTCCAGAGCGCCTTCGACTGGGAGGGGTATCTCAGCCGCAAGAACAGTTTCGACGATGGTCGCGGCGAGGACGGGCGGCTCGTCGCCAACGGCTGA
- a CDS encoding hybrid sensor histidine kinase/response regulator: MLSGSVIFASAFAYLLLLFAVASYGDRRASRSKIASKGRPLVYALSLAIYCTSWTYFGGVGLAAEQGLEFTGIYIGPILMFTLGMPLIRRIVRLAKTEKLTSVADFVAARYGKNPAVAAIVALISLVGAIPYIALQLKAVSSSVAAMIDTSDYGIGAGENFIDLPLLVTLFLACFAIVFGTRHTDATEHQDGLILAIAMESVVKLVAMLTAGIYIVFVLFDGPANLLAAAQQSPAVLSALEYQTPIARWILLIVLSAFGIIMLPRQFHVTVVENRTENELRTAGILFPLYLIAINLFVLPIAIAGILTFSGSGDADLYLLALPLAGDVPFITLLTFIGGFSAATAMVIVASVALSIMISNDIVMPVFLRQRLGTRGTLQESVAGTLLNIRRTAIFVVLLLGYGYYRSADMSAGLASLGLLSFVAISQMAPALLGGLVWRQANARGAIAGMVSGFLVWAYLLFLPSLGGPDNSHVATTILSFLLPFTDLFSGPQSDPLVNASALSLLVNVSAYVLGSLTRTPKPLERFQAGVFITRRSRTDRTFRGRKTKVTVRDLKTTIARYMGEERMQRSFHTYEQQSGRWLDENASADMALVHFSEQLLGSAIGSSSARLVFSLVLQRMDDTSSDTAWLLDQASEALQYNQDMLQTALSQMDQGIAVFDNANNLIIWNRRFRELLDLPEVAGQVGFPLADMVAILARRGDIRKDEERTLVTNFLTLDKPFLLELGTGARIIEVRTNAMPDKGIVTTYTDITPRVAADMALKQANETLELRVTERTSELTRVNRELGEARAAAEDANIGKTRFFAAAGHDILQPLNAARLYSSSLVERLGDSDNKALVQNIDSSLESVEAILGAVLDISRLDTGAMKPRLQAVPLDDLLRRIETDFAPMARAKEIEFVVMPTSLVVRSDPNLLRRLVQNLVSNAIKYTLKGKVLVGVRRRGQQVTIEVLDSGIGIPASKFRTVFKEFARLDEGARTASGLGLGLSIVDRISRVLNHPVGLRSKPGKGTGFKVTVPRDASAGERARPQPVVAAKASDALTGLNIVCIDNEPKILEGMALLLGGWGCAVTTVESVAACARMGPNDLPVRPEAIVADYHLDDGTGIEAIASIRALWKESIPALMVTADRTPEVRGAAERDGVSLQHKPVRPAALRAWLTQLAAAGRAAAE; the protein is encoded by the coding sequence ATGCTTTCGGGTTCGGTCATTTTTGCCTCGGCCTTCGCCTATCTGCTGCTGCTCTTCGCAGTCGCAAGCTACGGCGACCGTCGGGCCAGCAGAAGCAAGATTGCCAGCAAGGGCAGGCCGCTGGTCTATGCGCTCAGCCTGGCGATCTACTGTACCTCCTGGACCTATTTCGGCGGCGTTGGGCTCGCCGCCGAGCAGGGGCTTGAGTTCACCGGCATCTATATCGGGCCGATCCTGATGTTCACGCTCGGCATGCCGCTGATCCGCAGGATCGTGCGGCTCGCCAAGACCGAGAAGCTGACCTCCGTCGCCGATTTCGTGGCGGCGCGCTACGGCAAGAACCCGGCGGTGGCGGCGATCGTCGCGCTGATCTCTCTGGTCGGTGCCATTCCCTACATCGCCCTTCAGCTCAAGGCGGTTTCGAGCTCCGTTGCCGCGATGATCGACACCAGCGACTACGGCATCGGCGCGGGGGAGAATTTCATCGACCTACCGCTGCTCGTCACGCTCTTCCTCGCCTGCTTCGCGATCGTCTTCGGCACGCGCCACACGGATGCGACCGAGCATCAGGACGGGCTAATTCTGGCGATCGCGATGGAATCGGTGGTCAAGCTCGTCGCCATGCTGACGGCGGGCATCTACATCGTCTTCGTCCTGTTCGACGGGCCGGCAAATCTGTTGGCCGCAGCCCAACAGAGTCCCGCGGTCCTTTCCGCCCTCGAATACCAGACACCGATCGCGCGCTGGATCCTGCTGATCGTGCTCTCCGCCTTCGGGATCATCATGTTGCCGCGGCAGTTCCACGTCACCGTCGTCGAAAATCGTACCGAGAACGAACTGCGCACGGCCGGGATTCTGTTTCCGCTTTACCTGATCGCCATCAACCTCTTCGTCCTGCCGATCGCCATCGCCGGCATCCTGACCTTCTCCGGCTCCGGCGACGCCGACCTCTATTTGCTGGCCCTGCCGCTCGCCGGCGACGTGCCGTTCATCACGCTCCTCACCTTCATCGGCGGCTTTTCCGCCGCCACAGCCATGGTCATCGTCGCCTCGGTGGCACTGTCGATCATGATCTCCAACGACATCGTCATGCCGGTCTTCCTGCGCCAGAGGCTCGGCACGCGCGGCACCCTGCAGGAGAGCGTGGCCGGCACGCTGCTCAACATCCGCCGCACCGCGATCTTCGTCGTCCTGCTGCTCGGCTACGGCTACTATCGCTCGGCCGACATGAGCGCCGGCCTCGCCTCGCTCGGGCTGCTCTCCTTCGTCGCCATCTCGCAGATGGCGCCGGCGCTGCTCGGCGGTCTCGTCTGGCGGCAGGCGAACGCCCGGGGCGCGATTGCGGGAATGGTCAGCGGCTTCCTCGTCTGGGCCTATCTCCTGTTCCTGCCGAGCCTCGGCGGACCTGACAATTCGCACGTGGCCACAACGATCTTGAGCTTCCTCCTGCCGTTCACGGATCTCTTTTCGGGACCGCAGTCCGACCCGCTCGTCAACGCATCCGCCCTCAGCCTGCTCGTCAATGTGTCGGCCTATGTGCTCGGCTCGCTGACCCGCACGCCCAAACCGCTCGAGCGCTTCCAGGCCGGCGTATTCATTACGCGCCGCTCGCGTACCGACCGGACCTTCCGCGGACGCAAGACGAAGGTGACGGTGCGCGACCTCAAGACAACGATCGCCCGCTATATGGGCGAGGAACGCATGCAGCGCTCGTTTCACACCTACGAGCAGCAGTCCGGCCGCTGGCTCGATGAAAACGCGTCGGCCGACATGGCCCTCGTCCATTTTTCCGAGCAACTGCTCGGCAGCGCCATCGGCTCCTCGTCCGCACGGCTGGTGTTTTCGCTGGTGCTGCAGCGCATGGACGACACCTCGTCGGATACCGCCTGGCTGCTCGACCAGGCGAGCGAGGCGCTGCAATATAACCAGGACATGCTGCAGACGGCGCTCTCGCAGATGGACCAGGGCATCGCCGTCTTCGACAATGCGAACAATCTGATCATCTGGAACCGACGCTTCCGGGAACTGCTCGACCTGCCGGAGGTGGCCGGCCAGGTCGGCTTCCCGCTGGCGGATATGGTGGCAATCCTCGCGCGCCGCGGCGACATCCGCAAGGACGAGGAAAGGACGCTGGTCACCAACTTCCTGACGCTCGACAAGCCGTTCCTGCTGGAGCTCGGCACCGGCGCCCGCATCATCGAGGTCCGCACCAACGCCATGCCCGACAAGGGCATCGTCACCACCTATACCGACATCACCCCGCGCGTTGCCGCCGACATGGCGCTCAAGCAGGCGAACGAAACGCTGGAACTGCGCGTCACCGAGCGGACGAGCGAGTTGACGCGCGTCAACCGGGAACTCGGCGAGGCGCGCGCCGCCGCCGAGGATGCCAATATCGGCAAGACCCGATTCTTCGCGGCCGCGGGGCACGACATCCTGCAGCCGTTGAACGCGGCGCGGCTCTATTCCTCTTCGCTCGTCGAGCGGCTCGGCGATTCCGACAACAAGGCGCTGGTCCAGAACATCGACTCCTCGCTCGAATCGGTGGAGGCCATTCTCGGAGCGGTGCTCGACATCTCGCGGCTCGACACGGGCGCGATGAAACCGCGGCTGCAGGCCGTGCCGCTCGATGACCTGTTGAGGCGCATCGAGACGGATTTCGCACCGATGGCGCGGGCGAAGGAAATCGAGTTCGTCGTCATGCCGACCTCGCTCGTGGTGCGCAGCGACCCGAACCTCTTGCGGCGCCTTGTCCAGAATCTCGTCTCGAACGCGATCAAATACACGCTAAAGGGCAAGGTTCTCGTCGGCGTGCGCCGGCGCGGACAGCAGGTGACGATCGAAGTGCTCGACTCCGGCATCGGAATTCCGGCGTCGAAGTTCCGGACGGTGTTCAAGGAATTCGCGCGCCTCGACGAAGGGGCGCGCACGGCCTCGGGGCTCGGCCTCGGACTTTCGATCGTCGACCGCATCTCGCGCGTGCTCAACCATCCGGTCGGGCTACGGTCGAAGCCGGGAAAGGGTACCGGTTTCAAGGTTACCGTACCGCGCGATGCAAGCGCCGGCGAGCGGGCAAGGCCGCAGCCGGTCGTCGCAGCGAAGGCGAGCGATGCACTGACCGGCCTCAATATCGTCTGTATCGACAACGAACCCAAGATCCTCGAGGGCATGGCGCTGCTGCTGGGCGGTTGGGGCTGCGCCGTCACGACGGTGGAATCGGTTGCCGCCTGCGCGAGGATGGGCCCGAACGATCTGCCGGTACGGCCCGAGGCGATCGTCGCCGACTACCACCTCGACGACGGCACCGGCATCGAGGCGATCGCCTCGATCCGCGCGCTTTGGAAGGAGAGCATCCCGGCGCTGATGGTGACCGCCGATCGCACACCGGAGGTTCGCGGCGCCGCCGAGCGCGACGGCGTTTCACTGCAGCACAAGCCGGTGCGCCCGGCCGCCTTGCGCGCCTGGCTGACACAGCTTGCCGCAGCGGGACGCGCAGCAGCGGAATAG
- a CDS encoding MATE family efflux transporter — MTAMESLERGRLAREAGPFDVTNRLIFSIAVPMTLGFLTTPLLGLVDTGVVGRLGRAELLAGLAVGAVLFDLIFATFNFLRASTTGLVAQAYGRGDRREQQAVFWRSLVIAIFCGIAILLLSPLLLALGLWLMAPDAEVAAVTRTYFLYRMLSGPAALANYAILGFVLGRGEGTLGLLLQTLINGINIVLAILFGLVIGWGVAGVAIATVTGEVIGAVAGFAIVYARFDKRDAPDWATIFSRDRLKALFGLNRDIMIRSFVLLAAFTLMTRIGTSLGPVTLAANAVLMTIFLVAGYYLDGLANAAEQLTGRSIGAAYRPAFDRALRITTLWSLGLALMTTVFFLAFGNALVDLLTTAPEVRALAYEYMPWAAVTALTGAMAFLMDGVFIGATWSRDMRNMMLAAFLVYGASLTVLVPAFGNHGLWAGLNLFLLLRGLFLAMLLPRRAAQTFRPAQ, encoded by the coding sequence ATGACTGCGATGGAAAGCCTCGAGCGCGGAAGGCTTGCCCGCGAAGCGGGTCCTTTTGACGTCACCAACCGGCTGATCTTCTCGATTGCCGTGCCGATGACGCTCGGCTTCCTGACGACGCCGCTCCTCGGCCTCGTCGACACCGGCGTCGTCGGCAGGCTCGGCCGGGCCGAACTGCTGGCCGGGCTGGCCGTCGGCGCGGTCCTGTTTGATCTGATCTTCGCCACCTTCAATTTCCTGCGCGCCTCGACCACCGGCCTCGTCGCACAGGCCTATGGTCGCGGCGACCGGCGCGAGCAGCAGGCGGTCTTCTGGCGCTCGTTGGTGATCGCGATCTTCTGTGGCATCGCCATCCTCCTCCTGTCGCCGCTTTTGCTCGCACTCGGTCTGTGGCTGATGGCACCGGACGCGGAAGTCGCCGCGGTGACGCGCACCTATTTTCTCTACCGCATGCTCTCCGGCCCCGCGGCACTCGCCAATTATGCGATCCTCGGCTTTGTCCTTGGCCGTGGCGAAGGCACGCTCGGCCTCCTGCTGCAGACCCTCATCAACGGCATCAATATCGTGCTTGCCATCCTGTTCGGCCTCGTCATCGGATGGGGCGTGGCCGGTGTCGCGATCGCCACGGTGACGGGGGAGGTGATCGGCGCGGTGGCAGGGTTCGCGATCGTTTATGCACGTTTCGACAAGAGGGACGCGCCGGACTGGGCGACGATCTTCTCTCGCGACCGCCTCAAGGCACTCTTCGGGCTCAACCGCGACATCATGATCCGTTCCTTCGTGTTGCTCGCCGCCTTCACGCTGATGACCCGGATCGGCACTTCGCTCGGCCCGGTGACGCTTGCGGCCAATGCCGTGCTGATGACCATCTTCCTGGTCGCCGGCTATTATCTGGATGGCCTTGCCAATGCGGCCGAGCAATTGACCGGGCGCTCGATCGGTGCCGCCTATCGCCCGGCCTTCGATCGTGCGCTGCGGATAACGACGCTGTGGTCGTTGGGGCTCGCTCTGATGACGACGGTGTTTTTTCTCGCCTTCGGCAATGCGCTCGTCGATCTTCTGACGACGGCGCCGGAGGTGCGCGCGCTCGCCTATGAATACATGCCCTGGGCAGCGGTGACGGCGCTCACCGGTGCGATGGCCTTCCTGATGGACGGTGTCTTCATCGGTGCCACCTGGTCGCGCGACATGCGCAACATGATGCTGGCCGCCTTTCTCGTCTATGGCGCATCACTTACCGTTCTCGTGCCGGCCTTCGGCAATCACGGCCTATGGGCGGGGCTCAACCTGTTCCTGCTGCTGCGCGGCCTGTTCCTGGCGATGTTGCTGCCGCGGCGTGCCGCTCAGACGTTCCGTCCGGCCCAATAG
- a CDS encoding response regulator, with product MSDMTIIIADDHPLFRGAMRQALSGMASAPAVVEAGDFTAARKAAADNPDADLMLLDLTMPGVSGLSGLIALRAEFPSLPVMIVSAHDDPATIHRAIDLGAAGFLSKSAGIEEIRDGIGKVMAGEIFVPAGYDQNQEYEPEVADLLHRLQTLTPQQSRVLSMLAEGLLNKQIAYELGVSEATIKAHVSAILLKLNVDSRTQAVIQLSKLGNVAAA from the coding sequence ATGTCCGACATGACCATCATCATTGCCGACGATCATCCGTTGTTTCGCGGCGCGATGCGCCAGGCGCTAAGCGGCATGGCCAGCGCACCCGCGGTCGTCGAGGCCGGCGATTTCACAGCCGCCCGCAAGGCCGCGGCAGACAATCCGGATGCCGACCTGATGCTGCTGGACCTTACCATGCCGGGCGTCAGCGGCCTTTCGGGCCTGATCGCGCTGCGCGCCGAATTCCCGAGCCTGCCGGTGATGATCGTCTCGGCCCATGACGATCCGGCGACCATCCACCGCGCCATCGATCTCGGTGCCGCCGGATTTCTTTCGAAATCGGCCGGCATAGAGGAGATCCGTGACGGAATCGGGAAGGTCATGGCCGGCGAAATCTTCGTCCCAGCCGGCTATGATCAGAACCAGGAATACGAGCCGGAAGTGGCCGACCTCCTGCATCGCCTGCAGACCCTGACGCCGCAGCAGTCGCGCGTGCTGTCGATGCTTGCCGAAGGCCTGCTCAACAAGCAGATCGCCTACGAGCTAGGCGTCTCCGAGGCGACCATCAAGGCGCATGTCTCGGCGATCCTCCTGAAGCTTAACGTCGACAGCCGCACCCAGGCGGTCATCCAGCTTTCAAAGCTGGGCAACGTTGCGGCGGCGTGA
- a CDS encoding pyridoxal phosphate-dependent aminotransferase, with amino-acid sequence MTIMTSLSPRALSAPESGIVEVVNYARGRDGLIPLWVGEGDLPTPEFISRAAAEALVAGETFYTWQRGIPPLREALVRYYQRRFQKTLAPENFYVTGSGMQAIKLAIEAIASPGDEMVLLTPAWPNFAAAADLSGVRPAAVPLRFENGKWQLDLDRLEAAIGEKTRALFINTPSNPTGWTATQDDLKAILSLARKHGLWIIADEIYALYYYLGGRAPSFLDIMEEDDRILFVNSFSKNWAMTGWRVGWIVAPPAMGQVLENLIQYSTSGVAQFMQRGAVVALDEGDGFVDDNVAKARRNRDLLCDALIATNRVETLKPDGALYAFLKIDGVTDSRRAAIDIVDKTGVGLAPGTAFGEGGSLFMRACFLRDPVQIAEAADRLRTYIVNR; translated from the coding sequence ATGACGATCATGACCAGCCTCAGCCCCCGCGCTCTTTCGGCGCCCGAAAGCGGCATCGTCGAAGTGGTGAACTATGCGCGGGGTCGCGACGGCCTCATTCCGCTCTGGGTGGGCGAAGGCGATCTTCCGACGCCGGAATTCATCAGCCGGGCAGCGGCCGAAGCGCTGGTGGCCGGCGAGACATTTTATACCTGGCAGCGTGGCATTCCGCCGCTGCGCGAAGCCTTGGTGCGCTACTATCAGCGCCGCTTCCAGAAGACGCTTGCGCCGGAGAATTTCTACGTAACCGGATCAGGCATGCAGGCGATCAAACTTGCGATCGAGGCAATCGCCTCGCCTGGCGACGAGATGGTGCTCTTGACTCCCGCCTGGCCGAATTTCGCGGCCGCCGCGGACCTTTCCGGCGTCCGCCCGGCTGCCGTGCCGCTCCGATTCGAGAACGGCAAATGGCAGCTCGATCTCGATCGGCTCGAGGCGGCGATAGGGGAGAAAACACGGGCGCTGTTCATCAATACGCCGTCCAATCCGACCGGATGGACGGCGACGCAGGACGATCTCAAGGCCATCCTGTCGCTGGCGCGCAAGCATGGTCTCTGGATCATCGCCGACGAGATTTACGCGCTCTACTATTATCTCGGCGGACGGGCGCCGTCGTTCCTCGATATCATGGAGGAGGATGATCGGATCCTCTTCGTCAATTCCTTCTCCAAGAACTGGGCGATGACCGGCTGGCGCGTCGGCTGGATCGTGGCGCCCCCGGCAATGGGCCAGGTGCTCGAGAATCTGATCCAGTATTCGACTTCCGGGGTTGCGCAATTCATGCAGCGCGGCGCTGTCGTCGCCTTGGACGAAGGGGACGGCTTCGTCGACGACAACGTCGCCAAGGCCAGGCGCAATCGCGACCTGCTCTGCGACGCGCTGATCGCCACCAATCGCGTCGAGACCCTGAAGCCGGACGGGGCGCTTTACGCCTTCCTGAAGATCGATGGCGTGACGGACTCGCGCCGGGCGGCGATCGACATCGTCGACAAGACCGGCGTCGGGCTTGCTCCCGGAACGGCTTTCGGCGAAGGCGGATCGCTCTTCATGCGGGCCTGCTTCCTGCGCGATCCGGTCCAGATTGCCGAAGCCGCGGACCGGCTGCGCACTTATATCGTCAACCGCTGA
- a CDS encoding DUF952 domain-containing protein translates to MNATIYKIVPALLWQEARRAGQFAGAPVDLADGFIHFSTRDQVTETAARHFEGQTDLLLVAVDPNSLGDKLIYEPSRGGALFPHLYAPLTLDAVLWEKPLPLGADGSHVFPELAP, encoded by the coding sequence ATGAACGCTACCATATACAAGATCGTTCCGGCGCTTCTATGGCAGGAGGCGCGGCGTGCCGGACAATTCGCGGGCGCGCCCGTCGATCTCGCCGATGGCTTCATTCACTTCTCGACGCGCGACCAGGTCACTGAGACCGCTGCGCGGCATTTCGAGGGCCAGACGGATCTTCTGCTCGTCGCCGTCGATCCAAACAGCCTCGGTGACAAACTCATCTACGAGCCCTCGCGCGGCGGAGCACTGTTTCCGCATCTCTATGCGCCTCTGACGCTCGATGCGGTGCTGTGGGAAAAGCCCCTGCCGCTCGGCGCCGACGGCAGCCATGTCTTCCCTGAGCTTGCACCATGA
- a CDS encoding DUF6460 domain-containing protein, producing the protein MSDGVNKFLGDSPLRVLVKLVVVSILVGFVMTVFDWRPLDLLDGIRDFVVDLWRTGFAALGRVGDYLLLGAAVVIPAFIILRLLSYRR; encoded by the coding sequence ATGTCGGACGGCGTAAACAAATTTCTCGGCGATTCACCGCTGCGCGTGCTCGTCAAGCTCGTCGTCGTATCGATCCTCGTCGGCTTCGTCATGACCGTCTTCGACTGGCGTCCCTTGGATCTTCTCGACGGGATCCGCGACTTCGTCGTCGACCTCTGGCGGACGGGTTTTGCGGCGCTTGGGCGCGTCGGCGACTACCTGTTGCTCGGCGCTGCGGTGGTCATTCCCGCCTTCATCATCCTACGTCTTCTCAGCTATCGACGGTAA
- a CDS encoding quinone-dependent dihydroorotate dehydrogenase: MTGPVERLARRGLFLLDPETAHGVSIRALKSGVVPSCAAPTDPRLEQIIAGLSFPNPLGMAAGYDKNAEVPEALLRLGFGFTEIGTVTPRPQQGNDKPRIFRLVEDEAVINRLGFNNDGHGAALARLQACSRQALIGVNIGANKDSADRIADYVAGIRTFHAVARYFTANISSPNTPGLRDLQARESLAALLSAVLAARDEEAAKGGRRIPVFLKIAPDLTEEGMDDIAAEVLAHDLDGLIVSNTTLSREGLKDQRQAKEAGGLSGKPLFEKSTAVLARMRKRLGPKVPIIGVGGVSSAETAAEKIRAGADLVQLYSCMVYEGPGLPGRIVRGLSQLCDREKLASIREIRDSRLDYWAGRNV, translated from the coding sequence ATGACCGGACCTGTCGAACGCCTCGCCCGCCGCGGCCTCTTCCTTCTGGATCCGGAAACCGCCCATGGCGTGTCGATCAGGGCGCTGAAGAGCGGTGTCGTGCCAAGCTGTGCTGCGCCTACCGATCCCAGACTCGAGCAGATTATTGCGGGTCTTTCCTTTCCCAATCCGCTCGGCATGGCGGCAGGCTACGACAAGAATGCCGAGGTGCCGGAGGCCCTGTTGAGGCTTGGCTTCGGCTTCACCGAGATCGGCACGGTGACGCCGCGGCCGCAGCAGGGCAATGACAAGCCACGCATTTTCCGGCTCGTCGAGGACGAGGCGGTGATCAACCGGCTCGGTTTCAACAATGATGGGCACGGGGCGGCGCTGGCGCGCCTTCAGGCCTGTTCTCGCCAGGCGCTGATCGGCGTCAATATCGGCGCCAACAAGGACAGCGCCGACCGGATTGCCGACTATGTCGCGGGAATCCGCACCTTCCATGCAGTGGCACGCTATTTCACCGCCAATATTTCCTCGCCGAACACGCCGGGCCTGCGCGACCTGCAGGCGCGCGAAAGCCTGGCGGCGCTGCTTTCGGCCGTGCTCGCCGCCCGCGACGAGGAAGCAGCGAAGGGCGGAAGACGCATTCCGGTGTTCCTGAAGATCGCCCCGGATCTCACCGAAGAAGGCATGGACGACATCGCGGCCGAGGTGCTGGCGCACGATCTCGACGGCCTGATCGTCTCCAATACGACGCTGTCGCGCGAGGGTCTCAAGGATCAGCGACAGGCCAAGGAGGCTGGCGGGCTTTCCGGCAAGCCGCTCTTCGAGAAGTCGACGGCGGTGCTCGCCCGGATGCGCAAACGGCTTGGGCCAAAGGTGCCGATCATCGGCGTCGGTGGCGTCAGCTCTGCGGAGACGGCGGCGGAAAAGATCCGCGCCGGCGCCGACCTCGTGCAGCTCTATTCCTGCATGGTCTATGAGGGACCGGGGCTGCCGGGTCGGATCGTGCGAGGCCTGTCACAGCTCTGCGATCGCGAGAAGCTTGCCTCGATTCGCGAGATCCGCGACAGCCGTCTCGACTATTGGGCCGGACGGAACGTCTGA